A genomic stretch from Corynebacterium kutscheri includes:
- the ychF gene encoding redox-regulated ATPase YchF — MSLTLGIVGLPNVGKSTLFNALTRNDVLAANYPFATIEPNIGLVELPDERLLRLAEIFGSERILPATVSFVDIAGIVKGASEGEGMGNAFLANIREADAICQVVRVFADDNVIHVDGKVDPHSDIEVINTELILADLQTMEKALPRLEKDARKNKDLAEQVAEVKKAQTILEDGRTLFSAAKNGEIDLMLIRELHLMTAKPFLYVFNSDEQVLTDEDRKQKLRELVAPADCVFLDAKTETELLELDEDEALELLESVGQTEPGLHSLAKAGFATLGLQTYLTAGPKEARAWTIHQGDTAPQAAGVIHSDFERGFIKAEIVSFTDLDSAGSMAEAKAQGKVRQEGKEYVMSDGDVVEFKFNV, encoded by the coding sequence GTGAGCCTTACTCTTGGAATCGTAGGTCTGCCCAACGTTGGCAAGTCCACTTTGTTTAATGCCCTAACCCGTAACGATGTTCTGGCGGCGAATTATCCTTTTGCCACTATTGAGCCAAATATCGGCCTTGTCGAGCTTCCTGACGAACGTTTATTACGGTTAGCGGAAATTTTTGGTTCAGAACGTATTTTGCCTGCAACCGTTTCTTTCGTTGATATTGCCGGCATCGTGAAAGGTGCTTCTGAGGGTGAGGGAATGGGTAATGCCTTTTTGGCAAACATCCGGGAGGCTGACGCAATTTGTCAGGTAGTGCGTGTTTTTGCTGACGATAATGTGATTCACGTGGACGGCAAAGTTGATCCACATTCTGATATTGAGGTTATTAACACTGAGCTCATCCTGGCTGATTTGCAGACTATGGAAAAAGCTCTGCCACGCTTAGAAAAAGATGCGCGCAAAAACAAAGACCTTGCTGAGCAGGTTGCTGAGGTAAAGAAAGCGCAAACCATTTTAGAAGATGGTCGTACTCTATTTAGTGCGGCAAAAAATGGCGAAATTGATTTGATGCTTATTCGCGAGCTGCATTTGATGACAGCTAAGCCATTTCTTTATGTTTTTAACTCTGATGAGCAGGTGCTTACCGACGAAGACCGCAAGCAGAAATTGCGTGAGCTCGTTGCTCCGGCTGATTGCGTTTTCTTAGATGCTAAGACTGAAACCGAATTGCTTGAACTCGATGAAGATGAGGCTTTGGAGCTACTAGAATCTGTTGGACAAACCGAACCAGGCCTGCATTCTTTAGCTAAGGCTGGCTTTGCCACCCTAGGGTTGCAGACTTATCTCACTGCTGGGCCAAAGGAAGCTCGGGCGTGGACGATTCATCAAGGCGATACCGCGCCACAGGCGGCGGGTGTCATTCACTCTGATTTTGAGCGCGGTTTTATTAAAGCCGAGATTGTTTCTTTTACTGATCTTGATTCTGCTGGTTCTATGGCAGAAGCGAAAGCACAAGGTAAAGTACGCCAAGAAGGTAAAGAATACGTTATGTCCGATGGCGATGTCGTGGAGTTTAAGTTCAATGTTTGA
- a CDS encoding sodium-dependent transporter: MSSAPAQERRETFSSRWVFLLAAIGSAVGLGNIWRFPYVAYENGGGAFLVPYLIALLTAGIPLLFLDYALGHRYRGSDPLIFRRFKRATEPLGWIQVGICFFITVYYAVIIAWAALYTIKSFNLGWGEDPNAYFFNDFLQFDASTQFSTSVVWQIAIMLAIVWIAAIIVLATGVDEGIGRVSKIFMPVLTVLFLIVVIRALFLEGASVGLNAFFTPDWSALSDASVWVAAYGQIFFSLSVSFGIMMTYASYLKPRTNLTGTGLVTAFANSSFEVLAGIGVFATLGFMAVSQNVAVDEVATSGIGLAFVAFPAVINNMPLGPIFGVLFFGTLTIAGFTSLFSLFEVVVSAVKDKFNLKRRAAAVTTGIIMAIVSLTLFTTTSGLATLDIMDKFTNNVGIVSIALLVIVVLDWILRRIDEVQHHLNMVSSFRVGTLWRICVVNITTVVLGVTLVQELISLINEPYGGYSTAQVGWFGWGVLAIILVVAFLLSLVSWPDNLPLEGPPGSDFGVDPDFSRTPQVPKQYNPERRIAGFAVEQYKNKEWKK; this comes from the coding sequence ATGTCTTCAGCACCTGCACAGGAACGCCGTGAGACTTTTTCCTCACGCTGGGTGTTTCTCCTGGCAGCTATTGGTTCCGCAGTTGGTCTTGGTAATATTTGGCGTTTTCCTTATGTTGCCTACGAAAATGGCGGTGGCGCCTTCCTCGTGCCGTATCTTATTGCGCTGCTTACCGCAGGCATTCCGCTGCTTTTTCTCGACTATGCATTAGGGCATCGTTACCGTGGCTCAGATCCACTGATTTTCCGCCGCTTTAAACGCGCCACCGAACCGCTAGGTTGGATTCAGGTTGGAATTTGCTTCTTTATTACTGTCTACTATGCAGTAATTATTGCTTGGGCAGCACTGTATACAATCAAGAGTTTTAACCTAGGCTGGGGCGAAGATCCTAACGCCTATTTCTTCAATGACTTCCTACAATTCGACGCAAGTACACAATTTTCAACTTCCGTCGTCTGGCAAATCGCCATCATGTTAGCAATTGTCTGGATTGCAGCAATTATCGTGCTTGCTACCGGTGTCGATGAAGGTATTGGCCGAGTGTCAAAGATCTTTATGCCAGTTCTTACCGTGCTCTTTCTTATCGTAGTTATCCGTGCACTCTTCCTAGAAGGTGCCTCGGTAGGCTTAAATGCCTTCTTTACCCCTGATTGGTCAGCACTTTCTGATGCTAGCGTCTGGGTTGCTGCTTATGGGCAGATCTTCTTCTCTTTATCAGTGAGCTTTGGCATTATGATGACCTATGCCTCCTACCTCAAACCACGCACCAATTTAACTGGCACCGGCCTGGTTACTGCATTTGCTAATTCCTCTTTTGAGGTACTCGCCGGAATTGGTGTTTTTGCCACCCTAGGTTTTATGGCAGTATCGCAAAATGTAGCTGTTGACGAGGTAGCAACCTCCGGTATTGGCCTAGCTTTCGTAGCTTTTCCAGCGGTCATTAACAATATGCCACTTGGCCCAATTTTTGGTGTGTTATTCTTTGGCACCCTTACTATTGCCGGCTTTACCTCACTCTTTTCACTTTTTGAAGTCGTGGTTTCGGCAGTCAAGGATAAATTTAATCTCAAACGCCGCGCTGCTGCAGTAACTACCGGCATTATTATGGCGATTGTTTCCCTGACTTTATTTACCACCACCTCTGGTTTAGCCACCCTCGATATCATGGATAAGTTCACTAATAACGTGGGTATTGTCAGCATCGCGCTACTAGTTATTGTGGTTCTTGATTGGATTCTTCGGCGTATCGACGAAGTCCAACACCACCTCAATATGGTTTCCTCTTTCCGAGTTGGCACGCTCTGGCGTATCTGCGTAGTTAACATAACCACTGTGGTACTTGGGGTCACCTTGGTACAAGAACTTATTTCATTAATCAATGAACCTTATGGTGGCTATAGCACCGCGCAAGTTGGCTGGTTCGGCTGGGGTGTGTTAGCAATTATCCTGGTAGTAGCATTTTTGCTTAGCTTGGTGTCCTGGCCAGATAATCTTCCTTTAGAAGGTCCGCCAGGTTCCGACTTTGGTGTTGATCCCGACTTTAGCCGCACCCCACAAGTGCCTAAACAATATAACCCCGAGCGTCGTATTGCAGGGTTTGCGGTCGAGCAGTACAAGAACAAGGAATGGAAAAAATGA
- a CDS encoding amino acid ABC transporter ATP-binding/permease protein: protein MTPSLKEVVRWVLSLTRPVHTPLYFSIVMRIIQLSLGIMIFGLAVQAVVTVIMGANQITSTLITLTVLAAIKALVYYLEQFSGHYVAFKALELLRGAAFSQLWPKAPGVLRSTKSGELVTSLTRDIDRIEVLYAHTIAPAIAGITVPLGFGIAWGKLYGWQLSAIPLVFGLFSALVVPLIGAKKSFTATQNVLRKRRELAQHVTDSVFGAEEVVSYGRQQERLEQNWDIAGDVAKLAIPAAHYRALRRGINLGLTYTCVLGVLIVGIASNTHPTNIAFIMGGCLLLFDAPRGLEDAAGALDHSLAAARRLHHICHLPTTVSDGTLRVDRTHPVTISWDNVSYVYPDAPEKPVLEGFTHTITHGEHVIFVAPSGSGKSTAAQLLLRFDNPSSGEIFLNGIAISQYQLAELRQAIALVPQRSELLTASIRSNLLLACPDATEEAMWQVLSVVHLDQEIRRLPQGLDSLTGTEVAGLSGGQMQRLCLARALLTQPLVLVLDEFTANVNAELDQAIRRSLAKYYPQLTIIEISHRAHEYNEKQRIIPLFS, encoded by the coding sequence ATGACACCGTCGCTCAAAGAAGTTGTACGTTGGGTACTCTCACTGACCCGACCCGTTCATACTCCACTCTATTTTTCCATCGTCATGCGTATTATCCAGCTCAGCTTAGGAATTATGATCTTTGGGCTGGCGGTACAAGCCGTAGTAACAGTCATTATGGGAGCCAACCAGATAACTTCTACCCTTATCACGTTAACAGTGCTGGCTGCTATCAAAGCACTCGTTTATTATTTAGAGCAGTTTTCCGGGCATTATGTTGCATTTAAGGCTCTTGAATTGCTGCGCGGTGCGGCTTTTTCTCAACTCTGGCCAAAAGCTCCTGGGGTGCTGCGTTCCACTAAATCTGGGGAGCTGGTCACCTCGCTGACCCGTGACATCGATCGGATTGAGGTTCTTTATGCTCACACTATCGCCCCCGCGATTGCTGGGATTACCGTCCCGTTAGGATTCGGTATTGCGTGGGGGAAACTCTACGGCTGGCAGCTTTCTGCGATTCCTCTGGTTTTTGGTTTGTTCTCGGCACTTGTGGTTCCGCTCATCGGAGCAAAAAAGTCCTTCACTGCCACACAAAACGTATTAAGAAAACGGCGTGAACTGGCACAGCACGTCACGGATTCTGTCTTTGGTGCCGAAGAAGTCGTCTCCTACGGACGCCAGCAAGAAAGACTCGAACAAAATTGGGATATTGCGGGCGACGTCGCAAAGCTAGCTATACCTGCTGCACATTATCGGGCACTTCGACGCGGAATCAACCTCGGACTCACCTACACATGTGTGCTCGGCGTACTCATTGTAGGAATTGCTAGCAATACACATCCCACCAACATCGCTTTTATTATGGGTGGTTGCCTTTTGCTTTTCGACGCTCCACGTGGGTTAGAAGATGCTGCTGGCGCGCTCGATCACTCACTTGCTGCCGCACGCAGACTTCACCATATTTGTCATCTTCCAACTACGGTAAGCGACGGCACGCTACGCGTTGATCGCACACACCCTGTCACAATCAGCTGGGATAACGTTAGCTACGTGTATCCCGATGCTCCGGAAAAACCAGTATTGGAAGGATTTACCCACACCATCACTCATGGTGAGCACGTCATTTTTGTTGCGCCATCAGGAAGTGGAAAATCCACGGCAGCCCAGCTCCTTCTTAGGTTTGATAACCCCAGTAGCGGTGAGATTTTCCTCAACGGCATTGCCATATCTCAGTATCAATTAGCCGAATTACGCCAAGCCATTGCACTTGTACCACAGCGTAGTGAACTATTAACCGCAAGTATTAGATCCAATCTTCTTCTCGCGTGTCCCGATGCCACCGAAGAAGCCATGTGGCAGGTACTCAGTGTGGTGCACTTAGACCAAGAGATTCGTCGCCTACCGCAAGGCCTAGATTCACTCACCGGCACCGAAGTTGCCGGACTATCAGGTGGACAGATGCAACGACTATGCTTGGCACGAGCTTTACTTACTCAACCATTGGTGCTGGTTCTCGATGAATTCACCGCCAACGTTAACGCTGAGTTAGATCAGGCAATTAGACGTTCACTCGCCAAGTATTATCCACAGCTCACAATTATCGAAATTTCACACCGCGCGCACGAATATAACGAGAAACAGAGAATTATTCCTTTATTCTCCTAG
- a CDS encoding ABC transporter ATP-binding protein/permease, giving the protein MSSDPHIDSLPTNCRGMNSLSFWLVPLYAVLSYLAAGIALATMASVLAQYIHNEEPYLGSYVAIGAAILTAGIFTALDIRTGAHNARNQERHTRHQLLAALYDAPTMSNRDRKEFHPGKLVALLTDNVERSAEFQHAYLGSALASVAFPIAVVSYIALAYDWVLGLSMLGQFILVPLLLHGFMRLFRNRSSHSRRKRAGLSEKYLDAIRNLTTISLINAGSRIEHQLRAEGERNRSATMKLLAGNQMVIIIMDLAVSLILICTTIAIIAIRVTHGSLSPSHGLASVFLLVLLLAPLSQVAGFFYVGMGGIAAQRAIKKYLHEHKPAESTTNGETTSTKYDPTSPAIVVDTLSFSYGDTPVLNNISLTVAQGTKIAIVGRSGSGKSTLLHLIRGLLPATPGTVLIQGQDTATTPLNDIRTATATVAQQTWLFSGSIADNLRIARIDVTESDMWEALSRANLAAEVRTMPNGLATDVGERGAFLSGGQAQRLSLARALLSGRDIVLFDEPTSHIDLESEALIVSAIQDLPAHITAIMVTHRPALLAAADTVYTMEAGDLR; this is encoded by the coding sequence ATGTCGTCTGACCCTCATATCGACTCATTGCCCACCAATTGCCGGGGGATGAATTCGCTTTCTTTCTGGCTGGTACCGTTATATGCGGTGCTCAGCTACCTTGCCGCAGGTATTGCACTGGCAACTATGGCTTCTGTGCTTGCCCAATACATCCATAACGAAGAGCCTTATCTAGGCTCCTATGTGGCAATCGGAGCGGCTATCCTAACCGCAGGCATATTCACTGCCCTCGATATTCGCACCGGAGCTCACAATGCACGCAACCAAGAACGCCACACGCGACACCAACTTTTAGCCGCACTCTACGATGCGCCAACCATGTCTAATCGGGATCGAAAAGAATTTCATCCTGGAAAGCTTGTCGCACTCTTAACCGACAATGTTGAACGGTCTGCAGAATTTCAACATGCCTACCTAGGATCAGCTTTAGCATCCGTGGCATTTCCCATCGCCGTGGTTAGCTACATCGCGCTCGCTTATGACTGGGTTTTGGGGCTTAGCATGCTCGGTCAATTTATCCTTGTCCCCCTTCTACTACACGGCTTTATGAGATTATTCCGAAACCGTTCTAGTCATTCACGACGCAAGCGAGCTGGGCTTTCCGAAAAGTATCTCGATGCCATTAGGAATCTCACCACGATTAGCCTTATTAATGCCGGAAGTCGAATAGAACACCAACTGCGTGCAGAAGGCGAACGCAACCGTAGCGCTACTATGAAATTGCTGGCAGGTAACCAAATGGTGATCATTATTATGGATCTTGCAGTTTCACTTATCCTTATCTGCACCACCATTGCAATTATTGCTATCCGGGTTACTCATGGTTCTCTTTCTCCTAGTCACGGTTTAGCATCTGTTTTCCTCTTGGTTCTCCTACTTGCACCTCTGTCCCAGGTCGCTGGTTTTTTCTACGTAGGTATGGGTGGAATTGCTGCACAGCGAGCCATCAAAAAATATCTTCACGAACATAAGCCTGCAGAATCGACCACCAACGGGGAGACCACTTCAACAAAATATGACCCAACCTCGCCTGCGATTGTCGTCGATACGCTGAGTTTTTCCTACGGAGACACTCCAGTGCTCAACAACATCAGTCTCACAGTTGCACAAGGAACAAAAATAGCTATCGTCGGACGTTCCGGATCGGGCAAATCAACACTGCTGCATCTTATTCGTGGACTTCTGCCCGCAACCCCCGGCACAGTTTTGATCCAAGGTCAGGACACAGCAACAACACCGCTCAACGATATTCGTACTGCTACCGCGACCGTAGCACAACAGACCTGGCTCTTTAGCGGTTCAATCGCTGACAACCTACGCATCGCACGCATCGATGTTACTGAATCCGACATGTGGGAGGCACTTTCACGTGCCAACTTAGCCGCTGAGGTACGCACTATGCCTAATGGTCTAGCCACTGATGTCGGCGAGCGTGGAGCTTTTCTCTCTGGAGGTCAAGCACAACGACTATCGCTTGCCCGTGCCCTATTATCTGGTCGCGACATTGTGCTTTTTGACGAACCTACCAGCCACATTGATCTTGAATCCGAGGCACTTATCGTCTCGGCAATCCAAGACCTTCCTGCCCACATCACCGCCATTATGGTTACTCACCGCCCCGCTTTGCTCGCTGCAGCAGATACCGTCTACACAATGGAAGCAGGTGACCTGCGATGA
- a CDS encoding zinc ribbon domain-containing protein YjdM: MSWSLSSMFDQLPPCPECSEPYTYEQGTLLVCPMCAYEWTLASDTDDESLSEASEAIRDAVGNPLADGDAVTVVKGLKIAGSGGGTIKVGTKVKSIRLLDQPVNGHDIEAAVPGLGRIYLKSSVVKKA; encoded by the coding sequence ATGTCGTGGAGTTTAAGTTCAATGTTTGATCAACTTCCTCCGTGCCCTGAATGTTCAGAGCCATATACCTACGAACAGGGCACGCTTCTGGTGTGCCCAATGTGCGCTTATGAATGGACCCTTGCCTCGGACACAGATGATGAATCGTTGTCTGAAGCAAGCGAAGCTATCCGTGATGCCGTGGGCAATCCGCTTGCTGATGGCGATGCAGTCACTGTGGTTAAAGGCTTAAAAATCGCTGGCAGTGGCGGTGGAACTATCAAGGTTGGAACTAAGGTTAAAAGTATTCGATTACTCGATCAGCCAGTCAATGGTCACGATATCGAGGCCGCTGTGCCCGGCCTGGGACGAATCTATCTGAAATCTTCGGTGGTCAAAAAGGCTTAA